CAACGATTTGGTTTCATACCCATTTTGTGAGAGGGAATAAAGCTGAAGAATGAAAAAGAGACAGGTATGGAAGAAACCAAACCGAACCAGGGAAAGGGTTTTTGGGGTTTGGTCTCGGAGTTAGTCAGACAGGGAGAGAACTCGAGTGGAATATGGTGGAGGGAAATTGATTAGGTTGACTTTCttattgatattttaaattgtaGGCATGACTACAAATAAAATATCTTCTTGTGACCCACTATTTTGTGGGAAATGGAATAGATGCAGTCAGCACATAGTCAGATCTTTAGTACCGTTTGATCAAGATCTTAATACAATTTCTTTTAtctatttaatataaatttatgaGAATAAAGTATagtgtgattttcacatatttatttgttttgatttctcGTCTTCATACGATGTATTTTGTTATCTtgtctttgtgcggtgtattttgttgtttCGTCTTTGTGCAATTGTTGGGCATAAATTTGAAATTCCTACGTAAACAGCAGTGTTTATTTGTTTCGGGTTGAAGGATTAGTTTGATCCTAGTCATTTGCAGTGTTTATCAAGATCGCTTAATTTTTAAACCCTAAACCTTGTAACAGAAGTAACTCACATTGAAGAGACATATATTGGGTCGAGATTGATAGATGATTTTGTCGATTTAGACTCATCTTTATTGTGTTGGGTTTGACTTTGAAATAACTCTGTATTTGTTCTCTTTAGAAATACTAGgtttaggaagaaaaaaaatggtccAGGcaggaaaaaaaatccaatttttagaACTAATTTAAGTAAATGACtagtttttattattaattggtGAATTGGAATTGGTTTTGTAAAAAAACCAGTTATCGATGAAAGTAGGTTTAAGAACCAAACCATATATTTGGttcagtttggtttggttcatTAACCATGCACACTTCAGTCAAAGACCGTCTTAATGTTAATTATTGTTTCAAAATGGATCAAAACTAAACTCAACCGAGGAATATATCCCTCCAGGATAATTGCCCACTACAGATCATATAGTAGTCATACCATACTTGCATACCAAATCAGGTATGAAGATCAAACTAATGTCTATGACGCTCATCAAGAGACAATTGATAAATTAATGTTTTATCCCAAAAAAACCTAATATTTCTCACATGAATTGTACTATGACTATGACTCAAGTTTAGACTTTAGGTACACTATTTCTTACTCCATTTAGTCCTAATTATAGAAAAGATTCACATTTTATGTATCTAAGAAGTAAATTtattcttataattaggaccggagatagtattttatttaactgtttttattttatttaaaaaaaaaaagggtaacttgtagtagtagtagtagtataattaaaaaataaaaaattggaaccAGTTGTTCGTTCGATCGACCAGACCGGTTGCTTGCTTAGTTGTCGCAGCTTTGACGAACGAGTCTACACCTACCTTCACCTGCAACGTTTTCCCCATTCTCAAATTCAATTCTTTATTTACTGCAAATCCAAATCATCCACCATTAATCTTCGCCATGGCCACCACATCTCAGGCTCACCTCTTCTGCTTCTCCGCCGCTCATACCACTCTTCATCTCCGGACCCGCTCGCTTCCATATCTTTCCTTTCGCCCCTCCAAGGTCCTCATTTAACTCTTCTcttacttcttcttcttttttctcccTTCAACTTCAATATACAATAATCACcattatcaaatcaaattacaTATATACATATCAAATCGTTACATTTTCTGTGTAGTTTTCTTTGATCATGGTTGAGTTCAATTGTAACTTACTAGGGTTTTAGTTTATCTAATTATATTCGGTAACTATGTCAATGCCTTCAAATAACATAGATCTAATGCAACGCTTTCTAGATTTAACTTTGAAGTTGAATATCTGAATTCTTGTCTCAATAAGGAGTATTTATGAATCAGAAGCTGGTTTTAGAATGAATAAAGGACTGTTGGATAAGTAGCTTATTTGCATGTTATAGCACAAGCACTTATCATTATATGCACTTATTGGCATGTTTGGaattggattaacttatttttagcttatcaaaaataacttatgcaaataaacaagcttttatgttaattcataagttctcactagcgaaaattgtatcttcataagctgttttttcataaactacattgacaagCTTATGactaatacataaaagcttatttatttccataagttgttttgtataagctcaaaaataagtcaatccaagcGGGGcgtataagcttacataagctatttttatagcaaaagataaaatgaagttaacattgtttttatatatgttatgaGCTGTTTTATATGctatattggagaacttatgGAATTAAGCTGAAAAAGccttatgaaaattgtcataagcTGTCTCACAAAACGTATGCCAATAGATAAGATcgaataagtcaatccaaacaaacccTATTGGTACTATTTCTAAGTAGGAGTGCTGTGGagtttgtgattttgttttggCATTGAAGATGGCGGCATTTAGTTTtcagaatttgttttttttagtcAATGGATTTGGATGATTATGTTTTCCTTCGAAATAATGTCAAATTAAACGTAGAATAGGCTTTAAAACAGATCCATTTGATTTAGAAGATTCATGATTCAAATATGGCATCTGTAACTTCTTACATACATAGACATATTTCTCCTTTAGCACCATAAAGTGCGGGTTTAAATTTAATGAACAAATATGCTTGTATCTCAGTATGTGTATGTAATTCTAGTCAGAATTGTGAACAGAGTGCTGAAGTtgatattaaatattaatgtcattaatgaaaatgaaatgcacaattagtttatttttgcaTCATGCCATTTTTCTGTGCATATGCTACTCCTCTGAGATTAAAAGACAGTTCTAGACATTATAAATAGGGTTGCAGAACAGTGTATATtataacatatatttttttaaatgaaagaTTGCTATTGCAATTATTTTGGTATTTATACTAAACAGGAAACATATCTCGTATAGTTATCAGTTGCTATGAGTCTGGAGAGGCAGGATGCAGAAACTGCTGATTTTGACACAAAAAATACACTAAGTTATGCAGCCGTTGAATCGAAATTGAACGTCGAAGAAAAACAGCCGTCATATTCAACAATAGAAGAAAATGGCACGGAAAAAATAGGATTAGGAGAGGCAGTGCAGGAAGGTGTTGATCAGCAGAAAAAGACTGcgaaaattcatgatttttgttttggcATTCCTTTTGGTAAGTGTTCCCGGTTAGATAACTTGTATGTTAGACAACTTTAGTCATCATAATATAATTtggcttcaaaaaaaaagtcatcaTAATATATTTAGCTTTGGTGTTGGTGAATAAAAGTTTGACTTAGTTGCATCCTTGGATTCTCTACTTGTCAACAATAACAACCAAAGGGTTTCCCACCGGGCAGGGTTAGTTACATGGATTAAATGATGCATCATATCTTATCATAAATCCTGTCTTGGGGGTGGGGGTAGTTGACACGAGATATTATGAATAAGTTAAAGGGAAAAAGTTAAAGAAGATAACTATAGTTAAAggggaaaagaaaataactatAGTTTCTATTCAAAGGGTGTTGTAAATTAAGTGAATGATCTTGAAAATAATACAGTGAATTGATTTACTTCAAGAATGGCTTTTTGAAGGCGAGTTTTGTATAGATTATGGCTATCAACCTTTCTACATGTTTGGTAGTTTAAGAAGACTACTATACTGAACAGGGTATAGAATTTGTGGTTGACCTCTTGATTGTAACAACAATCTGGAGGAAATGGCGGTACACTATTTCAATACAAGCAGTGAAAAGAAAACTATGTTCTATAATGCAATTTACCTTCTCTTTAAATATGTTGTCTTTGTCTTTTGTTTTAGGTGGATTTGTTTTAACCGGAGGCATTATTGGATTCCTTTTTTCACGGAGTCCTGCAACACTGGCCAGTGGTGTGCTCTTTGGTGGTGCTTTACTATTCCTCAGCACTCTTAGCTTGAAGGTCTGGAGGCAAGGAAAATCGAGTTTACCATTCATTCTAGGACAAGCAGGTATGAGATTTCACCAGCATTAAGACATTGTTGGCCATGTAgtcaaaaacaaagaaacagaaaaaggcTGCAACATGATTTATTTGGATAGTTCTTTAATCTCTTGTTTCTTTATTTTGCAGCATTGTCAGGGATCCTTATCTGGAAGAACTTCCAGAGCTACTCACTGGTACTACATCTTTTGTTGCCAAAATCTGTCCTTATATTGTACCATATTTCATTGTTATACTCATTTGTTTTTCTGCATGCAGGCAAAGAAAATATTTCCAGCAGGAATCAGTGCTATTATAAGGTATTTAAATCCATGCCTTCTAAACtgttttatttgtgtttgaaaTTACTTACTGTTCTTTCATTCAGTCTGCTGGCTTCCAAACTGTTCTGATTTTGTTCCGACTCCTTTATGTatttgtcaaatttttgtttgcagTTCTGCAATGCTCTGCTTTTATTTATATGTGCTCGTCTCCGGAGGCAACCCCCCACCAAAGAAAAAGCCATCTGCCAGCATTGCATGATGAGATAGTCAAAGGTTATGTTAGCCTATAGAGCCTGAGAGATatagtttcttatttttctgtttttgtgaATCAAAATAAGGTTGTAAGCTAATTTATCCAAGTCACTTTTGGAGGCAGGTCAGCTAAGAGTTGCCAATGTGATTATTGCATTAGATTCCTAGGCATATAGTGGATTATATATTATGTGAAAGTTGGTGGAAAAGCTTATTTGCTTGTTACAACTACATACATAGGTTGGAGGCTGACTACATTGTGTAACGGCCCGATTTTcagaatttttaattatttaagaTTTAGCTAATTTCTAGTTTTATTCCATTAGGAATTAGTTGTTTTGAAGTGTTTGTGTGATTATTTAATTGTCTCTGCATgttaaataagtaattaatgAGAATTTACGGTAGAGGAGATGAGAtggtgaaaataaataatttaattataattagaggacttttaataaattaaataagagGAGGAATCAGTGAACTATTTTTGGATTaactttaataaataatataacttAATTTTTCCTATTAGCTGTAGATGGTTGTGAATGAAATTTGCATGGAATCAAATATAACAGTAATGATTCAAGATTCAAATAGCAAAGATACATTATTCCTAAAGCTATTATCTTATTGTTTGATTTCTTAATGTGTTGAATTTTAATAAGTAATTTATTAACTAAGCTGTTATTTATTGTCGTTGTTATAAGTCATAGTTCATTGATGTTGTTTATAACCGTTGATTATTGATGTTGAAATTAAGCCATTGTTTTAGttgtttattgatgttgttaAGTTATAAATCATGATATGGATCCATTCCACGTGTCTAATGAAGTTGAAATGAAGTTGATAAACCGTCGATACCACATGTATCTTAAGGGTATCTGTTGCATTACATTCATTATTTAATTGAGTcggatttaattaatttattgagTTGTTGTGTTTAAGAGTTTGTGTTTGCTTGTGTGTTTGATCGTTCCAAAGAACGATACCTTGTTTATTATTACTCATGTTTTGGCTATTGCTTCTATTGCTATTGAATTCGGTTATCTTTTGTGACTGTGTTACTGACCTCTTTGTTGCCCCTTTTGATTTGACCTTACAATGTGCGATCATAGTTTTTCAGGTAGTCGAATAGCTCACATCGTTGGATCTCGGAGACTATTTTTTCAGCTTGATAATTGAGTCGCTCTGATATTCGTAACATCGGGGAATCATCTTAGTTTAATTTGAGAAGTTGTTATTTCTTTCCGGAAGTTTTATTTCCTTTGAACATTTTTTGaagttaattatttttaaagtttagaCAATTTCGCTTTTGAATGCTTAATAATtagttttagttaaaaaaaaaaagttttagttCGAGCAATGTGACGCCCtattttaaatacattaattaactTTTTATACATAAAATCAGTGGGAATAGAATTGTTACATATTGCACATGCATTTTGATTTGGCAATGAATTTTGGATTTTGGTACTTTATACTGTAATTGATTATAGACTAATCGGGCATGTCAAGCCAATAATGAATAATGttagttaagttttttttgaagaaaaacatCTTTACTAGATTTGGTGTCCCTCACATTTTGATTGGTGATGGAGATAAGCACTTATTGAACAAATATGTTGAAAATGTTTTGGTGAAATATAATGTGAAACACAAAGTGGCTGGGAAAGTTGAAGTATCTAATAGGCAACTCAAGCAAATCCTACGAAACTAGGAAAAACTGTGGCCAC
This genomic interval from Trifolium pratense cultivar HEN17-A07 linkage group LG6, ARS_RC_1.1, whole genome shotgun sequence contains the following:
- the LOC123892495 gene encoding protein FATTY ACID EXPORT 1, chloroplastic isoform X1, coding for MATTSQAHLFCFSAAHTTLHLRTRSLPYLSFRPSKLSVAMSLERQDAETADFDTKNTLSYAAVESKLNVEEKQPSYSTIEENGTEKIGLGEAVQEGVDQQKKTAKIHDFCFGIPFGGFVLTGGIIGFLFSRSPATLASGVLFGGALLFLSTLSLKVWRQGKSSLPFILGQAALSGILIWKNFQSYSLAKKIFPAGISAIISSAMLCFYLYVLVSGGNPPPKKKPSASIA
- the LOC123892495 gene encoding protein FATTY ACID EXPORT 1, chloroplastic isoform X2 produces the protein MSLERQDAETADFDTKNTLSYAAVESKLNVEEKQPSYSTIEENGTEKIGLGEAVQEGVDQQKKTAKIHDFCFGIPFGGFVLTGGIIGFLFSRSPATLASGVLFGGALLFLSTLSLKVWRQGKSSLPFILGQAALSGILIWKNFQSYSLAKKIFPAGISAIISSAMLCFYLYVLVSGGNPPPKKKPSASIA